One genomic segment of Cottoperca gobio chromosome 21, fCotGob3.1, whole genome shotgun sequence includes these proteins:
- the pms1 gene encoding PMS1 protein homolog 1 isoform X4, with protein sequence MKQLPPDTVRLLSSCQVITSVWNVVKELIENSLDAGASSLDVKLENYGLDRIEVRDNGHGIKAADTPVMAVTHFTSKICSHEDLERLETYGFRGEALGSICAVAEVAVITKTEEDDISTQYTLSFTGEIVSQKPSHVGQGTTVSVLKLFKNLPVRRQYYSSTKKCKEELKKVQDLLMAYAIIKPNLRLTLIHNKVVVWQKAKVADHRSALLATLGANVVANLLPCHHHQEQPEIVLDGFFPKPGADYCSTSSSNPDKTFIFINNRPVIQKDIMKLLRQHYTAQYPDDLARNRYPTVMLKITVPQNSVDVNLTPDKTQVLLHDKEAVLTAVEVFLVSLYGYRPTGDPAAENQLGHDASPSPCSPSQTDTSQPDNEQSVERDESLTKHHRNFLNDAPKHGDAALSSADASVDRQTSNGSSSSSVAEDWIVNQIPAGLESNLSLYDDETAQSCTQTAETVSASKTPERLEDKAASKDQISAEDWSRGTALTDPVSREPLQPVKIHQPPKNNSSDSDDIKSQSSSNKKMFNAITEKRVALTAFDLIRNRAMRAPLTPAALFEKEARVDVLREKPTASLQDISVTVHERWKNLREEDRKKYEEKAKKHLEHHDQRTKLASAEGPRETSASTSRSHAQGQKRKAPLSNQQLLDELFSAQPQKKMRNPAPKPSQPLPCSVAALRLQLQRLSSQSSAVPRGLRLVNRLASQSAWVILCGQRLMLLNPFRVEEALLFKRLLENNILPAVSLQNPIPLTDGSLGGAGYTEALCNMEKQSPELHGGAFFSDPRLVANGFKIQLTPGLMSAERHLEVTAMADCVPFLGVEDLREILTAVLHRKAKTVQECRPLKVTNYLQGEAVRLARQLPTNVSREDVEETLLRMDQQLGESSRACIHGRPFLQHLSDIPTTDQEAKALLRPLEL encoded by the exons GAAAACTACGGTTTGGATCGGATAGAAGTGCGTGACAATGGCCATGGAATCAAAGCTGCAGATACTCCTGTGATGGCCGTGACACATTTCACTTCAAAGATCTGTAGCCACGAGGACCTGGAGCGACTGGAGACATACGGCTTCAGAGGAGAGGCACTGGGCTCCATCTGTGCCGTGGCCGAG GTGGCTGTCATCACGAAGACAGAGGAGGATGACATCAGCACCCAGTACACGCTTAGCTTCACAGGGGAGATTGTTTCACAGAAGCCGTCTCACGTAGGTCAAG GTACAACTGTGAGTGTACtgaagctttttaaaaatcttcCAGTGAGACGGCAGTACTATTCGTCTACCAAGAAGTGTAAGGAGGAACTGAAGAAAGTGCAAGACCTGCTAATGGCCTACGCCATTATAAAACCCAACTTAAGGCTTACACTCATTCACAATAAG GTGGTGGTTTGGCAGAAGGCCAAGGTGGCCGATCACAGAAGTGCCCTCCTCGCTACACTGGGGGCCAACGTTGTTGCCAACCTGCTCCCTTGTCACCATCACCAAGAGCAACCAGAG attGTTTTAGATGGCTTTTTTCCAAAGCCTGGAGCGGATTACTGTTCTACAAGTTCATCTAATCCCGAcaaaacattcatatttatcAACAACCGGCCGGTCATCCAAAAAGATATAATGAAG TTGTTGCGTCAACACTACACCGCTCAGTATCCAGATGACCTGGCCCGAAACCGCTATCCCACCGTCATGCTTAAAATTACGGTTCCACAAAACTCAGTCGACGTCAATCTGACACCTGACAAGACCCAGGTTCTTCTTCACGACAAG GAGGCTGTGCTGACCGCAGTGGAGGTATTTCTGGTGTCTCTCTATGGCTATCGGCCCACTGGTGACCCCGCAGCTGAGAATCAGCTCGGCCATGACGCATCCCCCTCACCGTGTAGTCCTTCGCAGACTGACACTTCACAACCGGATAATGAACAAAGTGTAGAGAGGGATGAGAGTCTCACCAAGCACCACAGGAACTTCCTCAACGATGCACCTAAGCATGGTGACGCAGCTCTGTCAAGCGCTGATGCTTCAGTTGACCGCCAGACCTCAAACGGCAGCTCCTCATCCTCAGTAGCAGAAGACTGGATCGTCAACCAGATCCCAGCTGGGCTTGAGTCAAACCTTTCTCTCTATGATGATGAAACAGCCCAGAGCTGCACTCAAACAGCAGAAACAGTCTCAGCAAGCAAAACCCCTGAGAGACTCGAGGACAAAGCAGCGAGCAAAGACCAGATATCGGCTGAAGACTGGAGCCGGGGGACGGCTTTGACCGACCCCGTATCACGAGAACCCCTGCAGCCCGTCAAGATCCATCAACCCCCAAAGAACAATTCTTCAGACTCCGATGATATCAAGAGTCAGAGCAGCTCAAACAAAAAGATGTTCAACGCCATAACGGAGAAGCGGGTTGCTCTGACGGCCTTCGACCTGATCCGCAACCGCGCCATGAGGGCACCGCTGACTCCCGCAGCCCTGTTTGAGAAGGAGGCCAGAGTAGACGTCCTCAGGGAGAAACCTACAGCCAGCCTGCAGGATATCAGCGTCACCGTTCACGAGAGGTGGAAAAATCTGAGGGAGGAAGACCGTAAGAA GTATGAGGAGAAAGCAAAAAAACACCTGGAGCACCACGACCAACGGACCAAGTTGGCCTCTGCTGAAGGCCCCAGAGAGACAAGTGCGAGCACCTCGAGGAGCCATGCACAGGGTCAGAAACGCAAGGCCCCACTGTCCAACCAGCAGCTACTGGACGAGCTCTTCTCTGCACAGCCCCAAAAGAAGATGAGGAACCCCGCACCGAAGCCCTCGCAGCCCCTCCCCTGCAGCGTAGCTGCCCTTCGGCTGCAGCTTCAGCGCCTTTCATCCCAGAGCAGCGCAGTGCCACGGGGCCTCCGTCTTGTAAACCGGCTGGCCTCTCAGAGCGCCTGGGTCATTTTATGTGGTCAGAGGCTCATGTTGTTAAACCCATTTCGAGTGGAGGAAGCCTTGCTGTTTAAGAGACTCCTGGAGAATAATATACTTCCAGCAGTGAGTCTGCAGAACCCTATACCGTTAACAGATGG AAGTCTCGGGGGAGCTGGATATACTGAGGCTTTGTGCAACATGGAGAAACAAAGCCCAGAGCTACACGGTGGGGCCTTCTTCTCTGATCCCAGGCTTGTGGCTAATGGCTTTAAAATCCAACTCACTCCAG GCCTAATGTCAGCGGAGAGACATCTGGAAGTGACGGCAATGGCAGACTGCGTGCCTTTCCTCGGTGTGGAGGACCTCAGGGAGATCCTGACTGCAGTTCTTCACAGGAAGGCTAAGACTGTGCAAGAGTGCCGGCCACTTAAAGTCACAAACTACCTACAA GGTGAAGCAGTACGACTTGCCCGTCAGTTACCTACAAATGTATCTAGGGAAGATGTGGAGGAAACCCTTCTACGGATGGATCAGCAGCTCGGAGAGAGCAGCCGGGCCTGCATCCATGGACGACCATTTCTCCAGCACCTGTCTGACATTCCTACTACAGACCAGGAAGCTAAAGCGCTGCTGAGGCCTTTAGAGCTTTAA
- the pms1 gene encoding PMS1 protein homolog 1 isoform X1, whose translation MLLLMQNSCVLLIVQFIMLTSKVPEIMKQLPPDTVRLLSSCQVITSVWNVVKELIENSLDAGASSLDVKLENYGLDRIEVRDNGHGIKAADTPVMAVTHFTSKICSHEDLERLETYGFRGEALGSICAVAEVAVITKTEEDDISTQYTLSFTGEIVSQKPSHVGQGTTVSVLKLFKNLPVRRQYYSSTKKCKEELKKVQDLLMAYAIIKPNLRLTLIHNKVVVWQKAKVADHRSALLATLGANVVANLLPCHHHQEQPEIVLDGFFPKPGADYCSTSSSNPDKTFIFINNRPVIQKDIMKLLRQHYTAQYPDDLARNRYPTVMLKITVPQNSVDVNLTPDKTQVLLHDKEAVLTAVEVFLVSLYGYRPTGDPAAENQLGHDASPSPCSPSQTDTSQPDNEQSVERDESLTKHHRNFLNDAPKHGDAALSSADASVDRQTSNGSSSSSVAEDWIVNQIPAGLESNLSLYDDETAQSCTQTAETVSASKTPERLEDKAASKDQISAEDWSRGTALTDPVSREPLQPVKIHQPPKNNSSDSDDIKSQSSSNKKMFNAITEKRVALTAFDLIRNRAMRAPLTPAALFEKEARVDVLREKPTASLQDISVTVHERWKNLREEDRKKYEEKAKKHLEHHDQRTKLASAEGPRETSASTSRSHAQGQKRKAPLSNQQLLDELFSAQPQKKMRNPAPKPSQPLPCSVAALRLQLQRLSSQSSAVPRGLRLVNRLASQSAWVILCGQRLMLLNPFRVEEALLFKRLLENNILPAVSLQNPIPLTDGSLGGAGYTEALCNMEKQSPELHGGAFFSDPRLVANGFKIQLTPGLMSAERHLEVTAMADCVPFLGVEDLREILTAVLHRKAKTVQECRPLKVTNYLQGEAVRLARQLPTNVSREDVEETLLRMDQQLGESSRACIHGRPFLQHLSDIPTTDQEAKALLRPLEL comes from the exons GAAAACTACGGTTTGGATCGGATAGAAGTGCGTGACAATGGCCATGGAATCAAAGCTGCAGATACTCCTGTGATGGCCGTGACACATTTCACTTCAAAGATCTGTAGCCACGAGGACCTGGAGCGACTGGAGACATACGGCTTCAGAGGAGAGGCACTGGGCTCCATCTGTGCCGTGGCCGAG GTGGCTGTCATCACGAAGACAGAGGAGGATGACATCAGCACCCAGTACACGCTTAGCTTCACAGGGGAGATTGTTTCACAGAAGCCGTCTCACGTAGGTCAAG GTACAACTGTGAGTGTACtgaagctttttaaaaatcttcCAGTGAGACGGCAGTACTATTCGTCTACCAAGAAGTGTAAGGAGGAACTGAAGAAAGTGCAAGACCTGCTAATGGCCTACGCCATTATAAAACCCAACTTAAGGCTTACACTCATTCACAATAAG GTGGTGGTTTGGCAGAAGGCCAAGGTGGCCGATCACAGAAGTGCCCTCCTCGCTACACTGGGGGCCAACGTTGTTGCCAACCTGCTCCCTTGTCACCATCACCAAGAGCAACCAGAG attGTTTTAGATGGCTTTTTTCCAAAGCCTGGAGCGGATTACTGTTCTACAAGTTCATCTAATCCCGAcaaaacattcatatttatcAACAACCGGCCGGTCATCCAAAAAGATATAATGAAG TTGTTGCGTCAACACTACACCGCTCAGTATCCAGATGACCTGGCCCGAAACCGCTATCCCACCGTCATGCTTAAAATTACGGTTCCACAAAACTCAGTCGACGTCAATCTGACACCTGACAAGACCCAGGTTCTTCTTCACGACAAG GAGGCTGTGCTGACCGCAGTGGAGGTATTTCTGGTGTCTCTCTATGGCTATCGGCCCACTGGTGACCCCGCAGCTGAGAATCAGCTCGGCCATGACGCATCCCCCTCACCGTGTAGTCCTTCGCAGACTGACACTTCACAACCGGATAATGAACAAAGTGTAGAGAGGGATGAGAGTCTCACCAAGCACCACAGGAACTTCCTCAACGATGCACCTAAGCATGGTGACGCAGCTCTGTCAAGCGCTGATGCTTCAGTTGACCGCCAGACCTCAAACGGCAGCTCCTCATCCTCAGTAGCAGAAGACTGGATCGTCAACCAGATCCCAGCTGGGCTTGAGTCAAACCTTTCTCTCTATGATGATGAAACAGCCCAGAGCTGCACTCAAACAGCAGAAACAGTCTCAGCAAGCAAAACCCCTGAGAGACTCGAGGACAAAGCAGCGAGCAAAGACCAGATATCGGCTGAAGACTGGAGCCGGGGGACGGCTTTGACCGACCCCGTATCACGAGAACCCCTGCAGCCCGTCAAGATCCATCAACCCCCAAAGAACAATTCTTCAGACTCCGATGATATCAAGAGTCAGAGCAGCTCAAACAAAAAGATGTTCAACGCCATAACGGAGAAGCGGGTTGCTCTGACGGCCTTCGACCTGATCCGCAACCGCGCCATGAGGGCACCGCTGACTCCCGCAGCCCTGTTTGAGAAGGAGGCCAGAGTAGACGTCCTCAGGGAGAAACCTACAGCCAGCCTGCAGGATATCAGCGTCACCGTTCACGAGAGGTGGAAAAATCTGAGGGAGGAAGACCGTAAGAA GTATGAGGAGAAAGCAAAAAAACACCTGGAGCACCACGACCAACGGACCAAGTTGGCCTCTGCTGAAGGCCCCAGAGAGACAAGTGCGAGCACCTCGAGGAGCCATGCACAGGGTCAGAAACGCAAGGCCCCACTGTCCAACCAGCAGCTACTGGACGAGCTCTTCTCTGCACAGCCCCAAAAGAAGATGAGGAACCCCGCACCGAAGCCCTCGCAGCCCCTCCCCTGCAGCGTAGCTGCCCTTCGGCTGCAGCTTCAGCGCCTTTCATCCCAGAGCAGCGCAGTGCCACGGGGCCTCCGTCTTGTAAACCGGCTGGCCTCTCAGAGCGCCTGGGTCATTTTATGTGGTCAGAGGCTCATGTTGTTAAACCCATTTCGAGTGGAGGAAGCCTTGCTGTTTAAGAGACTCCTGGAGAATAATATACTTCCAGCAGTGAGTCTGCAGAACCCTATACCGTTAACAGATGG AAGTCTCGGGGGAGCTGGATATACTGAGGCTTTGTGCAACATGGAGAAACAAAGCCCAGAGCTACACGGTGGGGCCTTCTTCTCTGATCCCAGGCTTGTGGCTAATGGCTTTAAAATCCAACTCACTCCAG GCCTAATGTCAGCGGAGAGACATCTGGAAGTGACGGCAATGGCAGACTGCGTGCCTTTCCTCGGTGTGGAGGACCTCAGGGAGATCCTGACTGCAGTTCTTCACAGGAAGGCTAAGACTGTGCAAGAGTGCCGGCCACTTAAAGTCACAAACTACCTACAA GGTGAAGCAGTACGACTTGCCCGTCAGTTACCTACAAATGTATCTAGGGAAGATGTGGAGGAAACCCTTCTACGGATGGATCAGCAGCTCGGAGAGAGCAGCCGGGCCTGCATCCATGGACGACCATTTCTCCAGCACCTGTCTGACATTCCTACTACAGACCAGGAAGCTAAAGCGCTGCTGAGGCCTTTAGAGCTTTAA
- the pms1 gene encoding PMS1 protein homolog 1 isoform X2, translating into MLLLMQNSCVLLIVQFIMLTSKVPEIMKQLPPDTVRLLSSCQVITSVWNVVKELIENSLDAGASSLDVKLENYGLDRIEVRDNGHGIKAADTPVMAVTHFTSKICSHEDLERLETYGFRGEALGSICAVAEVAVITKTEEDDISTQYTLSFTGEIVSQKPSHVGQVRRQYYSSTKKCKEELKKVQDLLMAYAIIKPNLRLTLIHNKVVVWQKAKVADHRSALLATLGANVVANLLPCHHHQEQPEIVLDGFFPKPGADYCSTSSSNPDKTFIFINNRPVIQKDIMKLLRQHYTAQYPDDLARNRYPTVMLKITVPQNSVDVNLTPDKTQVLLHDKEAVLTAVEVFLVSLYGYRPTGDPAAENQLGHDASPSPCSPSQTDTSQPDNEQSVERDESLTKHHRNFLNDAPKHGDAALSSADASVDRQTSNGSSSSSVAEDWIVNQIPAGLESNLSLYDDETAQSCTQTAETVSASKTPERLEDKAASKDQISAEDWSRGTALTDPVSREPLQPVKIHQPPKNNSSDSDDIKSQSSSNKKMFNAITEKRVALTAFDLIRNRAMRAPLTPAALFEKEARVDVLREKPTASLQDISVTVHERWKNLREEDRKKYEEKAKKHLEHHDQRTKLASAEGPRETSASTSRSHAQGQKRKAPLSNQQLLDELFSAQPQKKMRNPAPKPSQPLPCSVAALRLQLQRLSSQSSAVPRGLRLVNRLASQSAWVILCGQRLMLLNPFRVEEALLFKRLLENNILPAVSLQNPIPLTDGSLGGAGYTEALCNMEKQSPELHGGAFFSDPRLVANGFKIQLTPGLMSAERHLEVTAMADCVPFLGVEDLREILTAVLHRKAKTVQECRPLKVTNYLQGEAVRLARQLPTNVSREDVEETLLRMDQQLGESSRACIHGRPFLQHLSDIPTTDQEAKALLRPLEL; encoded by the exons GAAAACTACGGTTTGGATCGGATAGAAGTGCGTGACAATGGCCATGGAATCAAAGCTGCAGATACTCCTGTGATGGCCGTGACACATTTCACTTCAAAGATCTGTAGCCACGAGGACCTGGAGCGACTGGAGACATACGGCTTCAGAGGAGAGGCACTGGGCTCCATCTGTGCCGTGGCCGAG GTGGCTGTCATCACGAAGACAGAGGAGGATGACATCAGCACCCAGTACACGCTTAGCTTCACAGGGGAGATTGTTTCACAGAAGCCGTCTCACGTAGGTCAAG TGAGACGGCAGTACTATTCGTCTACCAAGAAGTGTAAGGAGGAACTGAAGAAAGTGCAAGACCTGCTAATGGCCTACGCCATTATAAAACCCAACTTAAGGCTTACACTCATTCACAATAAG GTGGTGGTTTGGCAGAAGGCCAAGGTGGCCGATCACAGAAGTGCCCTCCTCGCTACACTGGGGGCCAACGTTGTTGCCAACCTGCTCCCTTGTCACCATCACCAAGAGCAACCAGAG attGTTTTAGATGGCTTTTTTCCAAAGCCTGGAGCGGATTACTGTTCTACAAGTTCATCTAATCCCGAcaaaacattcatatttatcAACAACCGGCCGGTCATCCAAAAAGATATAATGAAG TTGTTGCGTCAACACTACACCGCTCAGTATCCAGATGACCTGGCCCGAAACCGCTATCCCACCGTCATGCTTAAAATTACGGTTCCACAAAACTCAGTCGACGTCAATCTGACACCTGACAAGACCCAGGTTCTTCTTCACGACAAG GAGGCTGTGCTGACCGCAGTGGAGGTATTTCTGGTGTCTCTCTATGGCTATCGGCCCACTGGTGACCCCGCAGCTGAGAATCAGCTCGGCCATGACGCATCCCCCTCACCGTGTAGTCCTTCGCAGACTGACACTTCACAACCGGATAATGAACAAAGTGTAGAGAGGGATGAGAGTCTCACCAAGCACCACAGGAACTTCCTCAACGATGCACCTAAGCATGGTGACGCAGCTCTGTCAAGCGCTGATGCTTCAGTTGACCGCCAGACCTCAAACGGCAGCTCCTCATCCTCAGTAGCAGAAGACTGGATCGTCAACCAGATCCCAGCTGGGCTTGAGTCAAACCTTTCTCTCTATGATGATGAAACAGCCCAGAGCTGCACTCAAACAGCAGAAACAGTCTCAGCAAGCAAAACCCCTGAGAGACTCGAGGACAAAGCAGCGAGCAAAGACCAGATATCGGCTGAAGACTGGAGCCGGGGGACGGCTTTGACCGACCCCGTATCACGAGAACCCCTGCAGCCCGTCAAGATCCATCAACCCCCAAAGAACAATTCTTCAGACTCCGATGATATCAAGAGTCAGAGCAGCTCAAACAAAAAGATGTTCAACGCCATAACGGAGAAGCGGGTTGCTCTGACGGCCTTCGACCTGATCCGCAACCGCGCCATGAGGGCACCGCTGACTCCCGCAGCCCTGTTTGAGAAGGAGGCCAGAGTAGACGTCCTCAGGGAGAAACCTACAGCCAGCCTGCAGGATATCAGCGTCACCGTTCACGAGAGGTGGAAAAATCTGAGGGAGGAAGACCGTAAGAA GTATGAGGAGAAAGCAAAAAAACACCTGGAGCACCACGACCAACGGACCAAGTTGGCCTCTGCTGAAGGCCCCAGAGAGACAAGTGCGAGCACCTCGAGGAGCCATGCACAGGGTCAGAAACGCAAGGCCCCACTGTCCAACCAGCAGCTACTGGACGAGCTCTTCTCTGCACAGCCCCAAAAGAAGATGAGGAACCCCGCACCGAAGCCCTCGCAGCCCCTCCCCTGCAGCGTAGCTGCCCTTCGGCTGCAGCTTCAGCGCCTTTCATCCCAGAGCAGCGCAGTGCCACGGGGCCTCCGTCTTGTAAACCGGCTGGCCTCTCAGAGCGCCTGGGTCATTTTATGTGGTCAGAGGCTCATGTTGTTAAACCCATTTCGAGTGGAGGAAGCCTTGCTGTTTAAGAGACTCCTGGAGAATAATATACTTCCAGCAGTGAGTCTGCAGAACCCTATACCGTTAACAGATGG AAGTCTCGGGGGAGCTGGATATACTGAGGCTTTGTGCAACATGGAGAAACAAAGCCCAGAGCTACACGGTGGGGCCTTCTTCTCTGATCCCAGGCTTGTGGCTAATGGCTTTAAAATCCAACTCACTCCAG GCCTAATGTCAGCGGAGAGACATCTGGAAGTGACGGCAATGGCAGACTGCGTGCCTTTCCTCGGTGTGGAGGACCTCAGGGAGATCCTGACTGCAGTTCTTCACAGGAAGGCTAAGACTGTGCAAGAGTGCCGGCCACTTAAAGTCACAAACTACCTACAA GGTGAAGCAGTACGACTTGCCCGTCAGTTACCTACAAATGTATCTAGGGAAGATGTGGAGGAAACCCTTCTACGGATGGATCAGCAGCTCGGAGAGAGCAGCCGGGCCTGCATCCATGGACGACCATTTCTCCAGCACCTGTCTGACATTCCTACTACAGACCAGGAAGCTAAAGCGCTGCTGAGGCCTTTAGAGCTTTAA
- the pms1 gene encoding PMS1 protein homolog 1 isoform X3 has translation MSKEVPEIMKQLPPDTVRLLSSCQVITSVWNVVKELIENSLDAGASSLDVKLENYGLDRIEVRDNGHGIKAADTPVMAVTHFTSKICSHEDLERLETYGFRGEALGSICAVAEVAVITKTEEDDISTQYTLSFTGEIVSQKPSHVGQGTTVSVLKLFKNLPVRRQYYSSTKKCKEELKKVQDLLMAYAIIKPNLRLTLIHNKVVVWQKAKVADHRSALLATLGANVVANLLPCHHHQEQPEIVLDGFFPKPGADYCSTSSSNPDKTFIFINNRPVIQKDIMKLLRQHYTAQYPDDLARNRYPTVMLKITVPQNSVDVNLTPDKTQVLLHDKEAVLTAVEVFLVSLYGYRPTGDPAAENQLGHDASPSPCSPSQTDTSQPDNEQSVERDESLTKHHRNFLNDAPKHGDAALSSADASVDRQTSNGSSSSSVAEDWIVNQIPAGLESNLSLYDDETAQSCTQTAETVSASKTPERLEDKAASKDQISAEDWSRGTALTDPVSREPLQPVKIHQPPKNNSSDSDDIKSQSSSNKKMFNAITEKRVALTAFDLIRNRAMRAPLTPAALFEKEARVDVLREKPTASLQDISVTVHERWKNLREEDRKKYEEKAKKHLEHHDQRTKLASAEGPRETSASTSRSHAQGQKRKAPLSNQQLLDELFSAQPQKKMRNPAPKPSQPLPCSVAALRLQLQRLSSQSSAVPRGLRLVNRLASQSAWVILCGQRLMLLNPFRVEEALLFKRLLENNILPAVSLQNPIPLTDGSLGGAGYTEALCNMEKQSPELHGGAFFSDPRLVANGFKIQLTPGLMSAERHLEVTAMADCVPFLGVEDLREILTAVLHRKAKTVQECRPLKVTNYLQGEAVRLARQLPTNVSREDVEETLLRMDQQLGESSRACIHGRPFLQHLSDIPTTDQEAKALLRPLEL, from the exons GAAAACTACGGTTTGGATCGGATAGAAGTGCGTGACAATGGCCATGGAATCAAAGCTGCAGATACTCCTGTGATGGCCGTGACACATTTCACTTCAAAGATCTGTAGCCACGAGGACCTGGAGCGACTGGAGACATACGGCTTCAGAGGAGAGGCACTGGGCTCCATCTGTGCCGTGGCCGAG GTGGCTGTCATCACGAAGACAGAGGAGGATGACATCAGCACCCAGTACACGCTTAGCTTCACAGGGGAGATTGTTTCACAGAAGCCGTCTCACGTAGGTCAAG GTACAACTGTGAGTGTACtgaagctttttaaaaatcttcCAGTGAGACGGCAGTACTATTCGTCTACCAAGAAGTGTAAGGAGGAACTGAAGAAAGTGCAAGACCTGCTAATGGCCTACGCCATTATAAAACCCAACTTAAGGCTTACACTCATTCACAATAAG GTGGTGGTTTGGCAGAAGGCCAAGGTGGCCGATCACAGAAGTGCCCTCCTCGCTACACTGGGGGCCAACGTTGTTGCCAACCTGCTCCCTTGTCACCATCACCAAGAGCAACCAGAG attGTTTTAGATGGCTTTTTTCCAAAGCCTGGAGCGGATTACTGTTCTACAAGTTCATCTAATCCCGAcaaaacattcatatttatcAACAACCGGCCGGTCATCCAAAAAGATATAATGAAG TTGTTGCGTCAACACTACACCGCTCAGTATCCAGATGACCTGGCCCGAAACCGCTATCCCACCGTCATGCTTAAAATTACGGTTCCACAAAACTCAGTCGACGTCAATCTGACACCTGACAAGACCCAGGTTCTTCTTCACGACAAG GAGGCTGTGCTGACCGCAGTGGAGGTATTTCTGGTGTCTCTCTATGGCTATCGGCCCACTGGTGACCCCGCAGCTGAGAATCAGCTCGGCCATGACGCATCCCCCTCACCGTGTAGTCCTTCGCAGACTGACACTTCACAACCGGATAATGAACAAAGTGTAGAGAGGGATGAGAGTCTCACCAAGCACCACAGGAACTTCCTCAACGATGCACCTAAGCATGGTGACGCAGCTCTGTCAAGCGCTGATGCTTCAGTTGACCGCCAGACCTCAAACGGCAGCTCCTCATCCTCAGTAGCAGAAGACTGGATCGTCAACCAGATCCCAGCTGGGCTTGAGTCAAACCTTTCTCTCTATGATGATGAAACAGCCCAGAGCTGCACTCAAACAGCAGAAACAGTCTCAGCAAGCAAAACCCCTGAGAGACTCGAGGACAAAGCAGCGAGCAAAGACCAGATATCGGCTGAAGACTGGAGCCGGGGGACGGCTTTGACCGACCCCGTATCACGAGAACCCCTGCAGCCCGTCAAGATCCATCAACCCCCAAAGAACAATTCTTCAGACTCCGATGATATCAAGAGTCAGAGCAGCTCAAACAAAAAGATGTTCAACGCCATAACGGAGAAGCGGGTTGCTCTGACGGCCTTCGACCTGATCCGCAACCGCGCCATGAGGGCACCGCTGACTCCCGCAGCCCTGTTTGAGAAGGAGGCCAGAGTAGACGTCCTCAGGGAGAAACCTACAGCCAGCCTGCAGGATATCAGCGTCACCGTTCACGAGAGGTGGAAAAATCTGAGGGAGGAAGACCGTAAGAA GTATGAGGAGAAAGCAAAAAAACACCTGGAGCACCACGACCAACGGACCAAGTTGGCCTCTGCTGAAGGCCCCAGAGAGACAAGTGCGAGCACCTCGAGGAGCCATGCACAGGGTCAGAAACGCAAGGCCCCACTGTCCAACCAGCAGCTACTGGACGAGCTCTTCTCTGCACAGCCCCAAAAGAAGATGAGGAACCCCGCACCGAAGCCCTCGCAGCCCCTCCCCTGCAGCGTAGCTGCCCTTCGGCTGCAGCTTCAGCGCCTTTCATCCCAGAGCAGCGCAGTGCCACGGGGCCTCCGTCTTGTAAACCGGCTGGCCTCTCAGAGCGCCTGGGTCATTTTATGTGGTCAGAGGCTCATGTTGTTAAACCCATTTCGAGTGGAGGAAGCCTTGCTGTTTAAGAGACTCCTGGAGAATAATATACTTCCAGCAGTGAGTCTGCAGAACCCTATACCGTTAACAGATGG AAGTCTCGGGGGAGCTGGATATACTGAGGCTTTGTGCAACATGGAGAAACAAAGCCCAGAGCTACACGGTGGGGCCTTCTTCTCTGATCCCAGGCTTGTGGCTAATGGCTTTAAAATCCAACTCACTCCAG GCCTAATGTCAGCGGAGAGACATCTGGAAGTGACGGCAATGGCAGACTGCGTGCCTTTCCTCGGTGTGGAGGACCTCAGGGAGATCCTGACTGCAGTTCTTCACAGGAAGGCTAAGACTGTGCAAGAGTGCCGGCCACTTAAAGTCACAAACTACCTACAA GGTGAAGCAGTACGACTTGCCCGTCAGTTACCTACAAATGTATCTAGGGAAGATGTGGAGGAAACCCTTCTACGGATGGATCAGCAGCTCGGAGAGAGCAGCCGGGCCTGCATCCATGGACGACCATTTCTCCAGCACCTGTCTGACATTCCTACTACAGACCAGGAAGCTAAAGCGCTGCTGAGGCCTTTAGAGCTTTAA